One part of the Glycine soja cultivar W05 chromosome 11, ASM419377v2, whole genome shotgun sequence genome encodes these proteins:
- the LOC114375772 gene encoding scarecrow-like protein 6, protein MNEMKAVPLPYQEFRGNGVLDFASGAAAAVSDSLLLPQQEQFLQRWNPQRENFCYVGIEPSSGLDRKRKTSSPPTSSSTLSSSRASSGSTDSTTGTATATAAEKENNPPQAGLEVGQARCGLGMEDWESVLSESPGQDHSILKLIMGDIEDPSVGLTKLLQGGSGSQDVEFNGVGVGFGLVDQSSVLFPIPSVNFVSSSSSIDPSGTGNCSDFPFNSQTNVSPNVPRVGSGVNPNTTGFPASASNLSPVSLPQGVFLPQQQQQHHPPIEPLDEKLQVLNPQFILNQNQSQFMPNAGLVLPLTYGQLQENHQLLPQPPAKRLNCGPNYQVPKTPFLDSGQELLLRRQQQQLQLLPHHLLQRPSMVVAPKQKMVNSGGQDLATHQLQQAITEQLFKAAELIDAGNLELAHGILARLNHQLSPIGKPFQRAAFYFKEALQLLLHSNANNSSFTFSPTGLLLKIGAYKSFSEISPVLQFANFTCNQALLEAVKGFDRIHIIDFDIGLGGQWSSFMQELALRNGGAPELKITAFVSPSHHDEIELSFTQESLKQYAGELRMPFELEILSLESLNSASWPQPLRDCKAVVVNMPIGSFSNYPSYLPLVLRFVKQLMPKIVVTLDRSCDRTDAPFPQHLIFALQSYSGLLESLDAVNVHPDVLQMIEKYYLQPSMEKLVLGRHGLQERALPWKNLLLSSGFSPLTFSNFTESQAECLVQRTPSKGFHVEKRQSSLVLCWQRKDLISVSTWRC, encoded by the exons ATGAATGAG ATGAAGGCCGTGCCCCTACCCTATCAGGAATTTAGAGGGAACGGGGTGCTAGATTTTGCTTCTggtgctgctgctgctgttTCAGATTCGTTGTTACTTCCACAGCAAGAGCAATTTCTGCAAAGGTGGAACCCCCAAagggaaaacttttgctatgtGGGCATTGAGCCCTCTTCTGGTTTGGACCGCAAAAGGAAAACAAGCAGCCCTCCCACATCCTCCTCTACACTATCTTCCTCACGCGCCAGCAGCGGCTCCACGGATAGCACGACAGGCACGGCCACGGCGACCGCGGCTGAGAAGGAGAACAACCCACCTCAAGCAGGGTTAGAGGTTGGACAGGCAAGATGTGGGCTGGGAATGGAGGATTGGGAGAGTGTGTTGTCTGAGTCACCAGGTCAAGATCATTCCATTTTGAAGTTGATTATGGGGGACATTGAGGACCCATCTGTGGGTTTGACCAAGCTTTTGCAGGGTGGAAGTGGCTCTCAGGATGTTGAATTCAATGGGGTTGGAGTGGGTTTTGGTTTGGTGGATCAGAGTTCTGTGCTTTTCCCTATTCCTAGTGTGAACTTTGtgagcagcagcagcagcattgACCCTTCTGGTACTGGGAATTGTTCTGATTTCCCTTTCAATTCTCAAACTAATGTTAGCCCCAATGTTCCTAGGGTTGGTTCTGGTGTGAATCCAAACACTACTGGGTTCCCTGCTTCAGCTAGCAATCTCTCACCAGTTTCACTCCCTCAGGGTGTGTTTCtgcctcaacaacaacaacagcatcaTCCACCAATAGAGCCTCTGGATGAGAAGCTACAAGTTCTCAATCCTCAGTTCATTTTGAACCAAAATCAATCTCAGTTTATGCCAAACGCGGGTTTGGTTTTGCCTTTGACATATGGCCAACTGCAAGAAAATCATCAACTTCTCCCTCAGCCTCCGGCAAAACGCCTGAATTGTGGCCCAAATTATCAGGTTCCAAAGACACCCTTTTTGGACTCTGGCCAAGAGCTGTTACTTCGGAGGCAGCAACAGCAGCTCCAACTGCTTCCTCACCATCTTCTGCAGAGGCCATCCATGGTGGTGGCACCAAAGCAAAAAATGGTGAACTCCGGTGGCCAAGACTTGGCGACCCACCAGCTTCAACAGGCTATAACTGAACAGCTTTTCAAAGCTGCAGAGCTGATCGATGCAGGTAATCTGGAACTCGCGCACGGGATATTGGCGCGGCTCAATCACCAACTTTCTCCCATTGGGAAGCCTTTTCAGAGGGCTGCTTTTTATTTCAAAGAGGCCTTGCAATTACTTCTCCATTCAAATGCCAACAACAGTTCTTTCACCTTTTCACCCACCGGCCTTCTGCTCAAGATTGGTGCTTACAAATCATTCTCAGAAATCTCACCAGTTCTGCAGTTCGCTAATTTTACTTGTAACCAAGCACTGCTTGAAGCTGTGAAAGGGTTTGATCGCATTCACATAATAGATTTTGATATTGGGCTTGGTGGACAGTGGTCTTCTTTCATGCAAGAGTTAGCACTCAGGAATGGCGGTGCACCTGAACTCAAGATCACTGCATTTGTGTCACCCTCCCACCATGATGAAATTGAGCTCAGTTTCACTCAGGAGAGCTTGAAGCAATATGCTGGGGAGTTACGCATGCCCTTTGAGCTGGAGATTCTGAGCCTTGAGTCTTTAAATTCTGCTTCCTGGCCCCAGCCACTTCGTGACTGCAAAGCTGTAGTGGTTAACATGCCTATTGGCTCTTTCTCAAATTACCCATCATATCTACCTTTGGTCCTTCGTTTTGTGAAGCAGCTCATGCCAAAAATTGTGGTTACATTGGATAGAAGTTGTGATCGAACTGATGCACCATTTCCTCAGCATCTGATTTTTGCACTTCAGTCTTATTCAGGGCTGCTTGAGTCACTTGATGCGGTTAATGTTCACCCAGATGTCCTTCAGATGATTGAGAAGTATTATCTTCAGCCATCAATGGAGAAGCTTGTTTTGGGTCGACATGGTTTGCAGGAAAGAGCACTTCCTTGGAAGAACCTTCTCTTGTCATCTGGGTTTTCACCATTGACATTTAGTAACTTTACAGAATCCCAGGCTGAGTGTTTGGTGCAGAGGACTCCTAGCAAGGGGTTCCATGTTGAGAAGAGGCAGTCTTCCCTTGTTCTTTGCTGGCAAAGGAAGGATCTCATCTCAGTTTCAACTTGGAGATGCTAA